The following are encoded together in the Candidatus Methylomirabilis oxygeniifera genome:
- the ftsK gene encoding DNA translocase (Evidence 2a : Function of homologous gene experimentally demonstrated in an other organism; PubMedId : 11832210; Product type ph : phenotype): MATEGVPESMSTHEEPRRGDRSPETQILTHPKTHEVLGILGIAAALFLLVSLLSYNSLDPSFFNSGGGPGHQVHNYGGRWGAELAGDLLELLGVGALALPLFLVLFSRRFLSAKTTPSVVWKLVGCMLLLASLGLLAQLLVGTGLPGDRTWERPGGFVGEELHRIFRPLVGRVGLPLLGLTTFVLGVVCLSSRPLSSLSVGCRNVVERVAARVKERRAAKAQLPGRIRPPYTPPTEEESRAETRPTATVVVEPVEVGTVHEPPLRQLGPSTTHDLAPQGSFPFAVPKEGFQTPPLSLLDLPTSSEGGLSDEEREANAAILERKLLDFGVEGRVTQAQPGPVITRYEIEPGPGIKINRIVALADDLALALRALSVRVVAPIPGKAVVGVEIPNRRRAVVHLREVLASRVFEGSAAHLPLALGKDIAGEPYVVDLGQMPHLLIAGATGSGKSVCLNALIVSLLYKATAENIRLLLIDPKRVELSIYDGIPHLAERVVCDPKEAAKRLQRLVVHMEGRYKLFARLGARNIVSYNRLIRIARREGGGEVFQPLPYLVVVIDELADLMLTAAADVERSIARLAQMARAVGIHLIVATQRPSVDVITGIIKANFPARLAFQVSSKVDSRTILDMNGAEQLLGDGDMLFIPPSSSKPHRIHGSFVSDIEIKRVVDFLKAQGKAEEFPWSLLPAEEELESSGNEDDELYRQAVDLVVTTRQASISMIQRRLRIGFNRAARMIEQMEHERIVSRVEGGGPREVLIEPRNANP, from the coding sequence ATGGCGACTGAAGGCGTACCGGAGTCGATGTCGACCCATGAGGAGCCGCGCAGAGGAGATCGATCGCCGGAGACCCAGATCCTCACACATCCCAAGACGCACGAGGTGTTGGGGATCCTCGGGATCGCTGCAGCCCTCTTTCTGCTGGTAAGTCTCCTGTCCTACAATTCCCTCGATCCCTCGTTCTTTAACTCCGGGGGCGGTCCCGGGCATCAGGTGCATAATTATGGGGGGCGATGGGGGGCGGAGCTTGCCGGCGATCTTCTGGAGTTGTTGGGAGTCGGCGCGCTGGCCTTACCATTGTTTCTTGTCCTGTTCAGTCGGCGATTTCTCAGCGCGAAGACGACCCCTAGTGTTGTCTGGAAGCTGGTCGGGTGCATGCTGCTCCTGGCCAGTCTTGGGCTGCTGGCCCAACTGCTCGTCGGGACGGGGCTGCCTGGAGACCGAACCTGGGAACGCCCCGGTGGTTTTGTCGGCGAGGAGCTGCATCGGATCTTCAGGCCGCTGGTGGGCCGCGTAGGGCTGCCGTTGCTGGGGCTGACAACCTTCGTGCTCGGTGTGGTGTGTCTGAGCAGTCGACCGCTTTCGAGCCTCTCCGTTGGGTGTCGGAATGTGGTCGAGCGGGTGGCGGCCCGCGTGAAGGAGCGGCGAGCGGCGAAGGCACAACTGCCGGGACGAATCCGGCCGCCCTATACCCCTCCCACTGAGGAAGAGTCTCGGGCTGAGACCCGACCGACTGCCACGGTTGTGGTCGAGCCTGTTGAGGTAGGAACAGTTCACGAACCGCCCCTGCGCCAACTTGGACCATCGACAACTCATGACCTTGCTCCCCAGGGGTCCTTTCCTTTTGCGGTTCCGAAAGAGGGGTTTCAGACCCCGCCGCTGTCGTTGCTCGATCTGCCGACCTCATCGGAGGGCGGGCTCTCCGATGAGGAGCGGGAGGCCAACGCAGCGATCCTTGAGCGCAAGCTGCTGGATTTCGGGGTCGAAGGGAGGGTCACGCAGGCCCAGCCTGGGCCTGTCATCACCCGATACGAGATCGAGCCCGGGCCGGGGATCAAGATCAATCGGATTGTCGCATTGGCCGATGATCTGGCATTAGCCCTGCGGGCGCTCAGCGTGCGCGTTGTGGCGCCGATTCCAGGGAAAGCGGTAGTCGGTGTAGAGATCCCAAACCGCCGTCGCGCCGTCGTGCACCTGCGCGAGGTGCTGGCATCCAGGGTGTTCGAGGGATCTGCCGCGCACCTTCCTCTCGCTTTGGGGAAGGATATTGCCGGCGAGCCCTATGTGGTTGATCTGGGACAGATGCCGCACCTGCTTATCGCCGGGGCGACAGGGTCGGGTAAGAGTGTATGCCTGAATGCGCTGATTGTCAGCCTGTTGTATAAGGCCACAGCAGAAAATATACGTTTACTGCTGATCGATCCGAAGCGGGTGGAGCTGTCCATCTATGATGGGATTCCGCATCTGGCTGAACGCGTCGTATGTGATCCGAAGGAGGCGGCGAAGCGGCTTCAGCGTCTCGTCGTCCACATGGAAGGGCGGTACAAACTGTTTGCCAGGCTCGGCGCCAGGAATATTGTCAGTTACAACCGGCTGATTCGGATCGCCAGACGCGAAGGAGGCGGCGAGGTGTTTCAACCGCTTCCCTACCTGGTGGTAGTCATCGACGAACTGGCCGACCTGATGCTGACCGCCGCCGCCGACGTCGAGCGCTCTATCGCCAGACTGGCGCAGATGGCCCGGGCGGTGGGCATCCATTTGATCGTAGCCACGCAGCGTCCTTCGGTCGACGTGATTACCGGGATCATCAAGGCCAATTTCCCCGCCAGGCTCGCCTTTCAAGTTTCCTCGAAGGTGGATTCCCGAACGATCCTCGACATGAACGGCGCCGAACAACTGTTGGGTGACGGCGATATGCTGTTTATCCCGCCTTCGAGCTCAAAGCCGCATCGGATCCACGGATCGTTTGTGTCGGATATCGAGATCAAGCGCGTCGTCGATTTCCTGAAAGCGCAGGGGAAGGCCGAGGAGTTTCCGTGGTCGCTGCTACCGGCAGAAGAGGAGCTGGAATCATCCGGGAATGAAGACGACGAGCTGTACCGGCAAGCGGTTGACCTGGTCGTTACTACCCGTCAGGCCTCGATCTCGATGATTCAGCGGCGACTCAGGATCGGCTTTAACCGGGCGGCGCGCATGATCGAGCAGATGGAGCACGAGCGGATTGTCAGTCGCGTCGAAGGGGGTGGGCCGCGTGAGGTCCTCATTGAACCGCGCAATGCGAATCCTTAA
- the rnjA gene encoding Ribonuclease J 1 (RNase J1) has protein sequence MRIVPLGGLGEIGLNMTVVETEDDLLVIDAGLMFPDEEMFGIDHVIPDMSYLLARRAQIRAVLLTHGHEDHTGALPYLLNEIKVPVYGTRLSLGLAAEKLKEANLLPYVDLKAVRPRDCLQFGCFNVEFLQICHSIPDGLALAIGTPRGMIVHTGDFKFDQSPVDVQLTDYRRLAELGDGGVLALLSDSTNAGRDGFTPSEQVVGRALDAIFRDAQGRVIVACFASNIHRIQQIFDAAAAMGKRVAVCGKSMVANTRIAAELGRLRIPDDTLVSLDDLERLPVGRRVIVTTGSQGEPLSAIARMAVAEHKQVQVSPGDTVIFSARAIPGNERSIARTINGLYRQGARVITEEVAEVHVSGHASREELKLMLNLIRPTFFVPIHGEYRHLRLHAQLAREVGVPEARTLVIEDGDILEFDGDGARIAGKAPVGRIFVDGKGIGDVGDAVLRDRQRLAQEGVVIVVLAVDRHCRKLVTEPRIAYSGFVHAQDSKALTDSMKTLVCSVLESAPEEDLADLRLIEQRIKTAIRKQLQKEIERRPMILSVIMEV, from the coding sequence GTGCGAATCGTTCCCCTGGGAGGCCTGGGGGAGATTGGATTGAACATGACGGTCGTCGAGACGGAGGACGACCTGCTGGTGATCGATGCCGGGTTGATGTTTCCGGACGAGGAGATGTTCGGGATCGACCATGTGATCCCCGATATGAGCTATCTGCTTGCGCGTCGGGCGCAGATACGGGCGGTGCTGCTTACGCACGGCCACGAGGATCATACCGGCGCGCTCCCGTATCTGTTGAATGAGATCAAGGTTCCGGTGTATGGCACGCGCCTCTCACTGGGGTTGGCGGCAGAAAAACTGAAGGAAGCGAATCTCCTGCCCTATGTCGATCTGAAGGCTGTTCGTCCCCGCGATTGCCTGCAGTTCGGTTGCTTCAATGTTGAGTTCCTTCAGATCTGCCACAGTATCCCCGACGGCCTGGCGCTGGCGATCGGGACTCCCCGCGGCATGATTGTGCATACCGGCGATTTCAAGTTCGACCAGAGCCCGGTGGATGTCCAACTGACCGATTACCGGCGGCTTGCCGAGCTTGGGGATGGCGGCGTGCTGGCTTTGCTCTCGGATAGCACGAATGCGGGTCGGGATGGATTTACACCATCGGAGCAGGTGGTAGGGCGGGCACTCGATGCGATCTTTCGGGACGCTCAGGGACGTGTGATCGTCGCCTGTTTTGCCTCGAACATCCATCGTATCCAACAGATCTTCGATGCGGCAGCCGCCATGGGCAAGCGTGTGGCGGTGTGCGGGAAAAGTATGGTGGCCAATACGCGGATCGCTGCGGAGCTGGGGCGTCTCCGTATTCCCGATGACACACTTGTCAGTCTGGATGATCTGGAGCGGCTGCCGGTCGGCCGGCGGGTGATCGTGACGACCGGGAGCCAAGGCGAACCGCTCTCTGCTATCGCCAGAATGGCTGTCGCGGAGCACAAACAGGTCCAGGTATCGCCGGGCGACACCGTCATCTTTTCGGCGCGTGCCATTCCCGGCAACGAGAGGTCGATCGCTCGAACGATTAACGGCCTGTATCGACAGGGCGCCCGCGTCATTACCGAGGAGGTGGCGGAGGTCCACGTCTCGGGACATGCCAGCCGGGAAGAGTTGAAGTTGATGTTGAATCTGATTCGTCCTACCTTCTTTGTGCCGATTCATGGAGAGTACCGTCACCTGCGCCTGCACGCTCAGCTTGCGCGGGAGGTCGGGGTACCGGAAGCCCGGACCCTTGTGATCGAGGACGGCGACATTCTGGAGTTCGACGGCGACGGCGCCCGAATTGCAGGCAAGGCGCCCGTCGGTCGGATCTTCGTCGATGGCAAGGGGATCGGCGATGTCGGAGACGCCGTCCTTCGCGACCGGCAGCGGTTGGCGCAGGAGGGGGTCGTGATCGTCGTCCTTGCCGTCGATCGTCATTGCCGCAAGCTGGTAACGGAACCCCGGATCGCCTATAGCGGGTTTGTCCATGCACAGGATTCGAAGGCACTCACGGATAGTATGAAAACCCTGGTGTGCTCCGTATTGGAAAGCGCCCCTGAGGAGGATCTGGCCGATTTGCGCCTCATAGAGCAACGGATCAAGACGGCGATCAGGAAACAGTTGCAGAAAGAGATCGAACGGCGGCCCATGATCCTGTCGGTGATCATGGAGGTCTAA
- the lon gene encoding ATP-dependent protease La (Evidence 2a : Function of homologous gene experimentally demonstrated in an other organism; PubMedId : 10762258; Product type e : enzyme), with protein sequence MADEKPVLSSIEATVESTEQQSAPDAESPETKTEAQTRKVPETIPLLPVRDVVIYPFMILPLFIGREKSVRAVDESLSRDRLILLVAQRDAEKEDPGADEIHAVGTVAMIMRMLKMPDGRVKVLVQGLSRAKVVGIERREPYFEARITEVPETDLVTSGVEAEAMIRSVKELVGKGVALGKQISSDVVVIINNLEHPGRLADLVASHLDLKMEQAQEVLELFDPTQRLKRVSELLSKELEVLEVQHRIQSQAREEMDKTHREYYLREQLKAIQKELGETDDRNQELQELEQKIRKAKMPEAVESEAKGQLGRLSRMHPDAAEASVIRTYLDWLIELPWSRPTKDKLSIKQASKILNEDHYDLEKVKERILEYLAVRKLKKKMKGPILCFVGPPGVGKTSLGRSIARALGRKFIRISLGGVRDEAEIRGHRRTYIGALPGRVIQGIKQAGSNNPVFMIDEVDKVGTDFRGDPSSALLEVLDPEQNYSFSDHYLGVPFDLSNVMFICTANLADPIISALRDRLEIIDISGYTEEEKLHIAKRYLVPRQYREHGIDEKRLLITDEAILKMINEYTREAGLRNLEREVATVCRKVARLVAEGQKGQTKVTAAVLQRFLGAPKFLADPEQDADEIGVATGLAWTQTGGDIIYIECSILRGKGSLSLTGHLGEVMKESAQAALSYARSRSADLGIKDDVFTKYDIHVHVPAGAIPKDGPSAGITMAVALLSALTKVPVRRDVAMTGEVTLRGKVLPIGGIKEKALAARRMGIHTVVVPARNDKDIKELPANVKRGMEFVFVDHMDQVLEIALTKRTRAKRRLAVALSAKSPLPPFRKGGVGGISRPRPLNRRPSAQETQSGV encoded by the coding sequence GTGGCGGATGAAAAGCCTGTCCTGAGTTCAATCGAAGCAACGGTGGAAAGTACGGAGCAACAGTCGGCTCCCGACGCCGAGAGCCCAGAGACCAAGACCGAGGCGCAGACTCGAAAGGTGCCTGAGACGATCCCGCTCCTGCCGGTGCGAGACGTAGTGATCTATCCCTTCATGATCTTGCCGCTCTTTATAGGTCGGGAGAAATCGGTTCGAGCAGTCGACGAATCGCTGTCGAGGGACCGCCTCATCTTGCTGGTGGCGCAACGGGATGCCGAGAAAGAGGATCCCGGCGCCGATGAGATTCATGCGGTCGGAACCGTGGCGATGATCATGCGGATGCTTAAGATGCCGGACGGGCGGGTTAAGGTACTGGTGCAGGGTCTTTCCCGCGCGAAGGTCGTGGGGATTGAGCGACGGGAGCCGTATTTCGAGGCGAGGATCACTGAAGTCCCCGAGACGGATCTGGTCACGTCAGGCGTTGAGGCGGAGGCGATGATTCGTTCGGTCAAGGAACTGGTCGGCAAAGGGGTCGCCCTCGGCAAGCAGATCTCGTCGGATGTGGTGGTGATTATCAATAATCTCGAACACCCGGGCCGTTTGGCCGACCTTGTAGCCAGTCACCTGGATCTGAAAATGGAGCAGGCCCAGGAGGTACTGGAGCTGTTCGATCCGACCCAGCGCCTGAAGCGGGTCAGCGAGTTGCTCAGCAAGGAGCTTGAGGTGCTCGAGGTGCAGCATCGAATTCAGAGCCAGGCTCGGGAGGAGATGGATAAGACGCATCGGGAGTATTACCTCCGGGAGCAGTTGAAAGCCATCCAGAAAGAGCTGGGCGAGACCGACGACCGCAACCAGGAACTGCAGGAATTGGAGCAGAAGATCCGGAAGGCCAAGATGCCTGAAGCGGTCGAGTCCGAAGCGAAGGGGCAGTTGGGGCGGCTCAGCCGGATGCACCCCGATGCGGCGGAGGCCTCCGTCATCCGAACCTATCTTGACTGGTTGATCGAACTGCCCTGGAGTCGACCGACCAAGGACAAACTGTCGATTAAGCAGGCATCGAAGATCCTCAATGAGGACCACTACGACCTGGAAAAGGTCAAGGAGCGAATCCTCGAATATCTCGCCGTCCGCAAGCTGAAGAAAAAGATGAAGGGACCGATCCTCTGCTTTGTCGGCCCGCCGGGGGTGGGCAAGACCTCCCTCGGCCGTTCCATCGCCCGCGCCCTGGGGCGTAAGTTTATTCGAATCTCGTTGGGCGGCGTTCGCGATGAGGCGGAGATCCGGGGTCACCGGCGAACGTATATTGGGGCGCTGCCCGGTCGCGTCATTCAAGGGATCAAACAGGCCGGGTCGAACAATCCCGTCTTTATGATCGACGAGGTCGATAAGGTCGGGACCGATTTTCGGGGCGATCCCTCCTCGGCCCTGCTGGAGGTGCTGGATCCGGAGCAGAACTACAGCTTCAGTGATCACTACCTCGGCGTCCCCTTTGATCTCTCCAACGTCATGTTTATCTGTACGGCCAACCTCGCCGATCCGATCATCTCGGCGTTGCGTGATCGGCTGGAGATCATCGATATCTCCGGGTACACCGAGGAGGAGAAGCTCCATATCGCCAAGCGCTATCTGGTTCCGAGGCAGTACCGGGAACACGGGATCGACGAGAAGCGCCTGCTGATTACCGACGAGGCGATCCTGAAGATGATCAATGAATATACCCGCGAGGCCGGGCTCCGAAACCTGGAACGTGAGGTTGCCACCGTGTGCCGGAAGGTGGCCCGGCTTGTGGCGGAAGGCCAAAAAGGGCAGACCAAGGTGACTGCGGCGGTCCTGCAACGGTTCCTGGGCGCGCCGAAGTTTCTGGCCGATCCGGAACAGGATGCGGACGAGATCGGCGTTGCGACGGGTCTCGCATGGACACAGACAGGTGGAGACATCATCTACATCGAGTGCAGTATCCTGCGCGGGAAGGGCAGCCTCTCTCTTACGGGACATCTGGGTGAGGTGATGAAGGAATCGGCTCAGGCCGCGCTGAGCTATGCGCGGTCGCGGTCCGCCGATCTGGGGATCAAGGATGATGTATTCACCAAATATGACATCCATGTCCACGTTCCGGCCGGCGCGATCCCCAAGGATGGTCCATCGGCCGGCATCACGATGGCCGTCGCGCTGCTGTCCGCCCTGACCAAGGTCCCCGTGAGACGGGACGTGGCGATGACCGGCGAGGTGACCCTTCGCGGCAAGGTCTTGCCGATCGGTGGGATCAAAGAAAAGGCGTTGGCGGCGAGAAGAATGGGAATCCACACAGTGGTGGTTCCGGCGCGCAACGACAAGGACATCAAAGAGCTTCCTGCCAATGTCAAACGGGGTATGGAGTTTGTGTTTGTGGACCATATGGATCAGGTACTCGAAATCGCTTTGACCAAGCGTACACGGGCCAAACGGCGCCTGGCGGTGGCTCTCAGCGCCAAATCCCCCCTTCCCCCCTTTCGCAAAGGGGGGGTTGGGGGGATTTCGCGTCCAAGGCCCCTGAACCGCAGGCCCTCTGCGCAGGAGACGCAGTCTGGTGTCTGA
- the galU gene encoding glucose-1-phosphate uridylyltransferase (Evidence 2a : Function of homologous gene experimentally demonstrated in an other organism; Product type e : enzyme) has translation MRIRKAIVPAAGLGTRFLPATKAQPKEMLPIVDKPTIQYVVEEAAASGIEDIIIVTGRGKDAIENHFDRSLELQIALGRQGKAEQLREIEQISELASFCYIRQEEPLGLGHAILTAKALVGNEPFAVLLGDDIIDAEVPCLAQMIAAFERYRSSIIAVQQVSREETGSYGIIDPRPAADSIYQILDLVEKPTPEAAPSNLAIIGRYILTPEIFEALERTPPDEGGEIQLTNGLRVLLSTQTMYGLAFRGRRYDAGSKLGFVKATVQFALKRPDLAPGLREYLKTLSLDEVGAPVERDRHPS, from the coding sequence ATGCGAATTCGTAAAGCCATTGTACCCGCCGCCGGTCTGGGGACGCGGTTCCTCCCTGCAACGAAGGCGCAGCCGAAAGAGATGCTGCCGATCGTCGATAAGCCGACGATCCAATATGTGGTGGAGGAAGCTGCGGCGTCCGGGATCGAGGATATTATCATTGTAACCGGGCGGGGGAAGGATGCGATTGAGAACCATTTTGACCGATCGCTCGAGCTGCAAATTGCGCTTGGGCGGCAGGGCAAGGCGGAGCAGTTGCGGGAGATCGAGCAGATCTCCGAGTTGGCGTCGTTTTGCTACATCCGCCAGGAAGAGCCGCTCGGATTAGGGCACGCGATTCTGACCGCAAAGGCGCTTGTGGGGAATGAGCCTTTTGCGGTCCTGCTTGGCGACGATATCATCGATGCCGAGGTCCCCTGCTTGGCGCAGATGATTGCAGCGTTTGAACGATATCGGTCCTCGATTATTGCTGTGCAGCAGGTCAGCAGGGAGGAAACCGGCAGTTACGGGATCATCGATCCCAGGCCGGCAGCGGATTCGATCTACCAGATCCTGGATCTGGTAGAGAAGCCGACTCCCGAGGCGGCTCCGTCCAACCTAGCCATCATCGGGCGTTACATCCTGACGCCGGAAATCTTTGAGGCGCTTGAGCGGACTCCTCCGGACGAAGGCGGAGAGATTCAGCTTACGAATGGTCTGCGAGTGCTGTTGAGCACACAAACGATGTATGGGCTCGCGTTCCGCGGGCGCCGGTATGATGCCGGGAGCAAGCTGGGTTTTGTGAAGGCGACCGTACAGTTTGCGCTGAAGCGTCCGGATCTGGCGCCGGGATTGCGGGAGTACCTAAAAACACTCAGCCTGGATGAGGTGGGCGCGCCGGTAGAGCGGGACCGACACCCGTCCTGA
- a CDS encoding OmpA/MotB precursor yields MKKSLATMVVAALFVTGCAAQRPWYNALICSVAGGAAGAAIGAGAAGGREAGIGAGAGAVAGALLCAALTPQTATPDADRDGVPDSADRCPNTPAGVKVDATGCPPDSDGDGVPDYKDQCPGTPSGVKVNRLGCPERKAIILKGVNFAFNSAELTTESLTILDGVAEILSKHPDLKVTIAGHTDSVGTADYNKKLSQRRAESVRNYLASHGVNAAKLTAVGFGEEQPIASNDEAEGRTKNRRVELQPQE; encoded by the coding sequence ATGAAGAAATCCCTGGCTACAATGGTGGTTGCGGCATTGTTCGTAACGGGCTGCGCCGCCCAGCGACCCTGGTATAACGCGCTCATTTGCTCAGTGGCTGGTGGTGCCGCCGGTGCCGCAATTGGGGCGGGCGCAGCGGGGGGAAGGGAAGCTGGGATAGGGGCGGGCGCCGGAGCAGTGGCGGGTGCGCTTCTCTGCGCAGCGCTGACTCCCCAGACCGCTACTCCTGACGCTGATAGGGATGGCGTGCCGGACAGCGCTGATAGATGCCCGAATACACCGGCAGGCGTGAAGGTGGATGCGACCGGGTGTCCGCCGGACAGTGATGGAGATGGTGTGCCGGACTACAAAGACCAGTGCCCCGGCACTCCTTCGGGTGTAAAAGTGAATCGGCTCGGGTGCCCGGAGCGAAAAGCCATCATCCTGAAAGGTGTCAACTTTGCTTTCAATTCTGCCGAGTTGACCACGGAATCTCTTACGATTTTGGACGGAGTTGCGGAGATTCTTAGTAAGCACCCGGACCTGAAGGTCACAATTGCCGGCCATACGGACAGCGTTGGCACGGCGGATTACAATAAGAAACTATCACAGCGGCGCGCCGAGTCAGTAAGGAACTATCTGGCCTCCCATGGCGTGAATGCAGCCAAGCTCACCGCTGTGGGATTCGGGGAAGAACAGCCGATTGCCTCAAACGATGAGGCTGAAGGCCGCACGAAGAATCGGCGAGTGGAGTTACAACCGCAAGAGTAA
- a CDS encoding protein of unknown function (Evidence 5 : No homology to any previously reported sequences) has product MQPSSPLWDSGKNSRLPQTMRLKAARRIGEWSYNRKSNWVSVSARTRRVLADTDTRIRHVFLRNQLSRQPEGPLTPERLGLFLDVLCSHCLRSPPQPFAS; this is encoded by the coding sequence ATGCAGCCAAGCTCACCGCTGTGGGATTCGGGGAAGAACAGCCGATTGCCTCAAACGATGAGGCTGAAGGCCGCACGAAGAATCGGCGAGTGGAGTTACAACCGCAAGAGTAACTGGGTATCGGTATCGGCGAGGACGCGTCGCGTCCTCGCCGATACCGATACCCGGATTCGACACGTGTTTCTGCGGAACCAGCTCTCCCGTCAGCCGGAGGGTCCTCTCACCCCTGAGCGCCTCGGCCTATTCCTGGATGTCCTCTGTTCTCATTGTTTGCGCAGCCCCCCTCAACCTTTTGCATCATAA